A stretch of DNA from Chloroflexi bacterium ADurb.Bin180:
GACGGGCAGGTGCTGTGGTACGACCTGGACCTGCCGCAGGTGATTGAGGGACGGCGTGAGCTCATCGGCGGGGAGCAGGCGCGCTACCGAATGCTGGCCAGCTCGGTCCTGGACGAGAGCTGGATGCACACGCTGAGCTGCCAGCAGTGCGGCCAGGTTCTATTCGTGGCTGAGGGTGTGCTGATGTACCTGCAGCCACAGCAGGTCCGGTGGTTGGTAGCGATGCTGGCGAGGCGCTTTGCCGGCAGCGAGCTGGTGTGCGACGCCGTTACTCCCTGCTATCGTTTCGTCAACAATGTGAAGTTGCGGCTCTCGCATTCGAAAGGCAGAACGCACTGGGCCATCAAGAGGCCAGAGGAGCTCGAGAGCTGGGGCGAGGGCATTCGTTTGCTGGAGAGCTACTACTACCTGGACCAGGATGAGCCGCGTCTGGCCGACCACCGCTGGCTGATACGGCTGCCTTTCCTGGCCCATCGAACAGGTATCTTTCACTATCGGTTGGGAGAAGCACGTGAGAGCAGCGGGCAGCCTGGTGGCGGCGCACCAGTTCGAGACGCGAGAGGGGAACCCTGAAACCAGCGCTGCTGGTGATTGACGTTCAAAAGCTCTCCTGTCCAAGGGGACAAAGGGCGGCGGAGTCAGGGGCGCGATAGGCCGCCCAGACGGAGACAGATGAGTACGGGGGCAGACCGGCTGGTCTGCCCCCGTTGTTGTCTGAACGAGCGCTAGTTGACTACTGCGTGATGATAGTGACGCTGGTGAGGTTGCCTTCGGTGGACATCATCACCGTGGCCGAACGGTTGTCTTTGGTGAAGGAGAGGTAGCCCTCCATCGCCGAGTCGCCGGCCTTCCAGCCATGCGCTACCATAGCGTCGTTGTAATAGGTGGTCACTTCTTCCAGGGTCTTGGTGGTCTTGAAGCCGATCACCCCGGACATGGCGCTGAGCTCGGTGGCATCCGCCATAATCGGGATGTCCTCGGGCAGAGGCGGCTTGACACCCTCCGGTGCGGTGATCTTCAGCGGCCGGTCAATCTCGGTGAGATCGTAGGTGATGTCGAGAATGCCATTCGTGCCACCGCTTATGCCCAGCTTGGCGCCCTCGTAGTG
This window harbors:
- a CDS encoding Leucine carboxyl methyltransferase, with translation MTNKISLPAGVAQTNLITLYARALESQRDDALLRDERAVELVQGIDYDWTRIQLGEEDRVGLALRGLEMDRLCRDFMGRHPGGCAVHIGCGLDTRFWRVDDGQVLWYDLDLPQVIEGRRELIGGEQARYRMLASSVLDESWMHTLSCQQCGQVLFVAEGVLMYLQPQQVRWLVAMLARRFAGSELVCDAVTPCYRFVNNVKLRLSHSKGRTHWAIKRPEELESWGEGIRLLESYYYLDQDEPRLADHRWLIRLPFLAHRTGIFHYRLGEARESSGQPGGGAPVRDARGEP